The following proteins are encoded in a genomic region of Hirundo rustica isolate bHirRus1 chromosome 3, bHirRus1.pri.v3, whole genome shotgun sequence:
- the ARMT1 gene encoding damage-control phosphatase ARMT1 isoform X3, with amino-acid sequence MAAVPALPVSLSGRFKGSFAYFTIKDRLPQILTRVIDTLHRHKNEFFEEHGEGVEAEKRAISFLSKLRNELQTDKPVTPLEDELPDAALWNQYLDYQRNLPNGNGEPSWFQSPWLYVECYMYRRIHAALALNPPINNFDVFKEGKAQNFFESQEAVIALCTYFQELLKNIKDLDEKQLQEEFLKLLQVSLWGNKCDLSFSAGEDSSQKSSPLQSLENMVPYILVNDMEKVWSLLVNAKKNRTERSNVRIDIILDNAGFELVSDLVLADFLLSSKLADEVYFHGKSIPWYVSDTTKHDFNWTIKQLGSANHMWMSRCGINWEGNLKKGVWVFHDHMFWTLPHDFSSMSEVAPDLYAELQKSNLLLFKGDLNYRKLTGDRKWEYSIPFHQALNKFHPAPLCSLRTLKSDTQVGLKPGQGEQIQASETEWMVSGKYGVVQFDAGL; translated from the exons ATGGCGGCGGTACCGGCGCTCCCGGTGTCCCTCTCGGGCAGGTTTAAGGG ATCCTTTGCATATTTTACAATTAAAGACAGACTTCCGCAGATCCTCACAAGAGTTATTGATACTTTGCATCgacataaaaatgaattttttgaAGAACACGGTGAG GGCGTTGAAGCAGAGAAGAGAGCTATAtctttcctttccaaactgCGGAATGAGCTGCAAACAGACAAGCCAGTGACCCCTTTGGAAGATGAGTTGCCTGATGCTGCGCTGTGGAACCAATACTTGGACTACCAACGAAACTTACCAAATGGAAATGGAGAACCAAGTTGGTTTCAGTCCCCTTGGCTGTACGTAGAGTGTTACATGTATCGAAGAATCCATGCAGCATTAGCACTGAA cCCACCTATCAACAACTTTGACGTATTTAAGGAAGGAAAGGCTCAAAATTTCTTTGAATCCCAAGAAGCTGTTATTGCCTTATGCACTTACTTTCAGGAACTTCTTAAGAACATCAAGGATCTAGATGAAAAGCAacttcaggaggaatttcttaaGCTATTGCAG gTGTCATTGTGGGGCAATAAGTGTGacctttctttttcagctggTGAAGACAGCTCTCAGAAGTCCAGTCCCTTGCAATCCCTGGAAAACATGGTACCTTACATCTTAGTGAATGATATGGAAAAAGTTTGGTCACTACTTGtaaatgccaaaaaaaatagaacagaaaGAAGTAATGTTAGAATTGACATAATCCTGGATAATGCTGGATTTGAACTTGTAAGTGATCTTGTGTTGGCTGATTTCTTGTTATCATCAAAGCTAGCCGATGAAGtctattttcatggaaaaagtATTCCATGGTATGTATCAGATACCACAAAGCATGATTTTAACTGGACTATTAAACAACTGGGGTCAGCTAATCATATGTGGATGTCTAGATGTGGGATAAACTGGGAAGGCAATTTGAAAAAAGGAGTTTGGGTTTTCCATGACCACATGTTCTGGACTTTACCACATGATTTTTCCAGTATGAGTGAAGTTGCTCCTGACTTGTATGCTGAGCTACAGAAGTCAAACTTGCTTCTTTTCAAGGGTGATCTGAACTACAGAAAATTGACAGGAGATAGAAAATGGGAGTACAGTATCCCGTTTCATCAAGCCTTGAATAAGTTTCATCCTGCGCCTCTCTGTAGTTTGAGAACACTGAAATCTGACACCCAGGTTGGCCTGAAACCTGGACAAGGTGAGCAAATTCAGGCTTCTGAAACTGAGTGGATGGTAAGTGGAAAATACGGGGTAGTTCAGTTTGATGCTGGTCTCTAG